A stretch of Crossiella cryophila DNA encodes these proteins:
- a CDS encoding RecQ family ATP-dependent DNA helicase, producing MVGAVDEQVLRELAEERLRALAGPEARLREDQWAAIRALVVDRRRTLVVQRTGWGKSAVYFVATALLRELGEGPTVIVSPLLALMRNQVAAAAKAGVQAATINSANAQEWETVQEAVAMGEVDVLLVSPERLNNPDFRDSVLPELVQDTGLLVVDEAHCISDWGHDFRPDYRRLRTLIGELPADIPVLATTATANDRVVHDVAEQLGLGDQQALVLRGPLDRESLRLAVVGQPNAAQRLAWLAKTLHELPGSGIVYTLTVAAAAEVSSFLREHGHTVAAYSGQTDPAERQQAEEDLLGNKAKALVATSALGMGFDKPDLGFVVHLGAPQSPIAYYQQIGRAGRGVRRAEVILLPGAEDRDIWNYFASLAFPPETVVRQLLDTLRSASGAMSTAALEPRVELSRGRLEVVLKVLDVDGAVRRVRGGWEATGEDWTYEADRYARVAKARDAEQQAMLDYQSTTGCRMEFLLRQLDDPGAAPCGRCDNCTGQNWSAEVPAEAVAEAGARLRRPGVELAPRKQWPTGMSTMGIELSGRIPGDESAETGRALGRLTDIGWGNRLRGMFAAGAPDEPVGDEVFNACVTVLADWKNHWSARPVGVVAIESRSRPQLVSSLTKRLAAIGRLPLLGRVAVDAGVRRSGANSAHRVAGLTAALRLPDDLVANLSTVDGPVLLIDDFTDSGWTMTVAARLVRRAGAKGVLPFVLASTS from the coding sequence ATGGTGGGGGCCGTGGACGAACAGGTCTTGCGCGAACTGGCCGAGGAACGCCTACGAGCACTGGCGGGCCCGGAGGCCCGGCTGCGCGAGGACCAGTGGGCGGCGATCCGCGCGCTCGTGGTCGACCGCAGGCGAACGCTGGTGGTGCAGCGCACCGGGTGGGGCAAGTCGGCGGTGTACTTCGTGGCCACCGCGTTGCTGCGGGAACTCGGCGAGGGCCCGACGGTGATCGTCTCGCCGCTGCTGGCCCTGATGCGCAACCAGGTCGCCGCGGCCGCCAAGGCCGGGGTGCAGGCGGCCACCATCAACTCGGCCAACGCGCAGGAGTGGGAGACCGTGCAGGAGGCCGTCGCCATGGGCGAGGTCGACGTGCTGCTGGTGAGCCCCGAACGGCTGAACAACCCGGACTTCCGTGACTCGGTGCTGCCGGAACTGGTGCAGGACACCGGTTTGCTGGTGGTCGACGAGGCGCACTGCATCTCCGACTGGGGTCACGATTTCCGCCCGGACTACCGCAGGCTGCGCACGCTCATCGGCGAGCTGCCCGCGGACATCCCGGTGCTGGCCACCACCGCCACCGCCAACGACCGGGTGGTGCACGACGTCGCCGAGCAGCTCGGCCTCGGCGACCAGCAGGCCCTGGTGCTGCGCGGCCCACTGGACCGGGAGAGCCTGCGGCTGGCCGTGGTCGGCCAGCCCAACGCGGCGCAGCGACTGGCCTGGCTGGCCAAGACCCTGCACGAGCTGCCCGGTTCGGGCATCGTCTACACGCTCACCGTGGCCGCCGCGGCCGAGGTGTCCTCCTTCCTGCGCGAGCACGGGCACACCGTGGCCGCCTACTCCGGCCAGACCGATCCGGCCGAGCGGCAGCAGGCCGAGGAGGACCTGCTGGGCAACAAGGCCAAGGCGCTGGTCGCCACCTCGGCGCTGGGCATGGGTTTCGACAAGCCGGACCTCGGTTTCGTGGTGCACCTGGGCGCGCCGCAGTCGCCGATCGCCTACTACCAGCAGATCGGCCGGGCCGGCCGTGGCGTGCGGCGGGCCGAGGTGATCCTGTTGCCGGGCGCCGAGGACCGCGATATCTGGAACTACTTCGCCTCGCTGGCCTTCCCGCCGGAGACCGTGGTGCGCCAGCTGCTGGACACGCTGCGGAGCGCGAGCGGTGCGATGTCCACCGCGGCGCTGGAACCGAGGGTGGAGCTGAGCCGCGGTCGCCTGGAGGTGGTGCTCAAGGTGCTCGACGTGGACGGCGCGGTGCGCCGGGTGCGCGGCGGCTGGGAGGCCACCGGCGAGGACTGGACCTACGAGGCCGACCGGTACGCCAGGGTGGCCAAGGCCAGGGACGCCGAACAGCAGGCGATGCTGGACTACCAGTCCACCACCGGCTGCCGGATGGAGTTCCTGCTCCGCCAGCTCGACGACCCTGGCGCCGCGCCCTGCGGCCGGTGCGACAACTGCACCGGGCAGAACTGGTCCGCCGAGGTGCCTGCCGAGGCCGTGGCCGAGGCGGGCGCCCGGCTGCGGCGTCCGGGTGTCGAACTGGCCCCGCGCAAGCAGTGGCCGACCGGCATGTCGACCATGGGCATCGAGCTGAGCGGGCGGATCCCCGGCGATGAGTCCGCGGAGACCGGACGGGCGCTGGGCAGGCTCACCGACATCGGCTGGGGCAACCGGCTGCGTGGCATGTTCGCCGCAGGCGCGCCGGACGAGCCGGTCGGCGACGAGGTGTTCAACGCCTGCGTCACGGTGCTGGCCGACTGGAAGAACCACTGGTCGGCCCGCCCGGTCGGGGTGGTCGCGATCGAGTCCCGCAGCCGCCCGCAGCTGGTGTCCAGCCTGACCAAACGCCTGGCCGCGATCGGCAGGCTGCCGTTGCTGGGCCGGGTCGCGGTGGACGCCGGGGTGCGCCGCTCCGGCGCGAACAGCGCGCACCGGGTGGCCGGACTCACCGCCGCGCTGCGGCTGCCCGACGACCTGGTCGCCAACCTGTCCACTGTGGACGGTCCGGTGCTGCTGATCGACGATT